CGGTGTAGTTTGTTTCATCTTGATAGGTTTTAAAACCCTGGCCTTCGGGTTTGCCGTTTACAAATTCACCGACGTATTTCATGCCCCCAAAATACTCATAGGTGCCTTGGCCGTTCTCACAATCGCCCTCTACACATTCAGCCCACAGGGAGGTTGGTACAGTTAGCAGTAATAAAGTAATCAGAATAATCATCACTTAAGTCTACACGAGCACCCTTGCTAAAGTCAAGGCTTGGACATTTTTAGCCCCATGCTTTTTAAGTATTTTAGCACATTCGTTTATGGTTGTTCCTGTGGTGAGGACATCATCAATTAAAAGTACGGATTTACCTTTTATGCAGGACGGTTGGCGTATATCGAAGGCATTTTTCAAGTTTTTTCGACGATCTTTGCCACTCAAGCCGGTTTGGGGAACGGTTAAGCGTGTTCTGAACAGAGTTTCGGCCTGTATTTGATCTTTTTTGTCAGGGAAAAAGAGTTGGGCCAGAATTACGGCCTGGTTAAAGACTCGTTCCCTGGAGAGTTTGATATGAAGCGGTATTGGAATAATCAAATCGTGAGGGTCGAGATCATCGATAGTTGTACTCACGTTTTTAAGTTCGGCAAAGGTGCTGTGGCAGTAAGTTTTCCCAGCATATTTGAACGTATGGACTAGCCTGGCTGCGGCATCATTATAGCGCAGAACAGCCCGTGCTCTTTCAAAGGCTGGTTTGTGGGCAAGACATTTGGAGCAAAAATGATTTCCAGGGGCAGAGTTGGGGAACTCAAGCCCGCAGCATGAGCAGAGAGGCTGTCTGGTAAATGAAATTTCAGGAAGGCATGCTGGGCAGATAAGAATTTTAGCAGAGGGTGGCAGGGTTTTGTTGCACAGCAGGCAATAGGCGGGAAAGCAAAGCGCCTGTAAAGAATGAAAAAAATCTGCCAATTTCTCATTCATAATTCCCTCACTGTCTAGTTATAATTGCCTACAGCCTAAAGCCTTACTTATCCGCCCGGATTCTATCGAGTAATTCCTTCGTTTTTTCTTCCATCAGGGCTTGATCGGCCCGGCTTTCAACATTCAAGCGAATGACTGGTTCGGTGTTTGATTTGCGCAGATTAAATCGGTAGCTGTCAAACTCGACGCTTAAGCCATCAGTATAGTCTTTATGGCCGCCTTTGCCAAAATCGCGCTCAATAGCTTCAAGTACCGCATCCGGATCACTGACGGTTGAGTTTATCTCTCCACTGACAGGGTAGGCCGCCATCTGGCTTGAAACCAGCTCAGAAAGTTTTTTCTCAGATGAACTGAGAATTTGGGCAACTAACAGCCAGGGGATCATGCCGGAATCACAGTAGGAAAAATCTTTGAAGTAATGGTGAGCCGACATTTCACCGCCGTAAGCCGCATCCTCAGAACGCATACGCTCCTTGATAAAGGCGTGCCCGGTTTTGCTCATAATTGGCACTCCGCCGGCCTTTTTAACCACCTCAATAGTATTCCAGGTCAGGCGGGGATCATGAATTATTTTGGCCCCAGTCCTGAGTTTAAGCATGGCCTGGGCAAGTAAACCGACCATATAATAGCCTTCGATAAAAGAACCATTTTCATCAAAAAGAAAACAGCGGTCAAAGTCGCCGTCCCAGGCTATGCCCATATCGGCACCATGATCAATGACTGCTTGGCCAGTGAGGGTGCGGTTTTCTGGAAGCAACGGATTGGGAACACCGTTGGGGAAGGAGCCATCCGCTTGGTGTTGGAGTTTGACAAAGGAAAATGGCAAGGAGTTTTCCAGAGCATCAATTATGGGACCGGCACAACCGTTACCGGCGTTCACGACCAGCTTGAGAGGTTTAAGCTTTTTGTGGTCAATATAACCGAGCAGGTGTTGTATGTAACTGGGGCGGGGATTAACTGAGCGCCGACTGCCAAGGGTTGGCGCTGTTTTTTTATGCCTGGCAATCGCCAGTTTCTCGATATCTTTGAGTCCGCTGTCACCACTTACCGGGACCGCGCCTTTGCGTACCATTTTCATGCCGTTATAGTTGGCAGGGTTATGGCTTGCTGTGACCACGATGCCGCCATCAACCTCAAGGTGGAAAGCGGAAAAATAGATCTCTTCGGTGCCACACAGGCCAATATCGACAACATCAACACCCGCATCCATAAGACCTTGGGCCAGAGCATCCACCAGACCAGGGCCAGAAAGCCGGATGTCATGGCCTATTGCGATGGATGCCGGCGAAAAATGTTGAGCGTAAGCCTGCCCAATCCAGTAGGCCAATTCAGCATCAAGTTCATCAGGGACACGTCCCCGGATGTCATATGCCTTAAAACATGGTATGGTGTTTTCTGCTGCTGACATTGTTATGCCCCCTTGCTTATGAGTATAGGCTAATAACTATTTTTAGTGCCTTACAGATTATTTTCTTGTTTTTTTACAAGAAAATAATCTGCGAAAGGCACTTATCCCGTTCATCGGGGTTAGGAATATTATCATGAAAGAGCTGCTACAGCAACTTGCTACTGTATATGACGAGATGGAAAAGGCCTATAATCATGTAGGCGTAGTGCTTGATTTTTCTTGTAACGGCTGTCCGGATAACTGCTGCGATAGCTTTTTTCTTCATTATACCTATCTGGAGTGGGCCTACCTCTGGGAGGGTTTTTCGGCGCTGCCCCCAGATAAACAGGCTGAGTATCGAGACCGGGCCAGAAACTATATTACAAATTGTGAATCAGCGTTTAACAGAGGGGAGCAGCCCCGAGAGATGTGTCCGATTAACGAGAATGGTCTTTGTGCATTGTACAAACACCGTCTCATGATATGCAGATTGCACGGAGTTCCGGCCAGCATGACCAACCCTGACGGTCAGAGTAAGCAGTTTCCGGGTTGTTTTCGTTGCCAGGAGCTTACTGAGGGACAAACCAGCCTGCCGACCATGGATCGCACCAGTTTTTTCAGGACAATGGTTCAAATGGAGCAATCATTACTGGCCAAGCAGGCCGAGAAACTACCAAGGGTAAAGATGACACTGGCAGAGATGCTGGTTAAAGGAGCCCCGCCGGTTAGCCGTTAGCCTAAATAGCCCTAACTCAAGAGCGGATCATCTCGGCGATCTGAAAGGCGATTTCCAGACTCTGTTCGGCATTTAAGCGCGGGTCGCAGTTGGTCCAGTAGCGCTCTTTTAAGTTCTGGTCAATAATGTTTCTGCCGCCGCCAACGCACTCGGTAACATTATCACCGGTCAGCTCAAAATGAATTCCGCCCGGAATAGTACCTTCTGCCCAGTTAA
This DNA window, taken from Desulfobulbaceae bacterium, encodes the following:
- a CDS encoding phosphomannomutase, with protein sequence MSAAENTIPCFKAYDIRGRVPDELDAELAYWIGQAYAQHFSPASIAIGHDIRLSGPGLVDALAQGLMDAGVDVVDIGLCGTEEIYFSAFHLEVDGGIVVTASHNPANYNGMKMVRKGAVPVSGDSGLKDIEKLAIARHKKTAPTLGSRRSVNPRPSYIQHLLGYIDHKKLKPLKLVVNAGNGCAGPIIDALENSLPFSFVKLQHQADGSFPNGVPNPLLPENRTLTGQAVIDHGADMGIAWDGDFDRCFLFDENGSFIEGYYMVGLLAQAMLKLRTGAKIIHDPRLTWNTIEVVKKAGGVPIMSKTGHAFIKERMRSEDAAYGGEMSAHHYFKDFSYCDSGMIPWLLVAQILSSSEKKLSELVSSQMAAYPVSGEINSTVSDPDAVLEAIERDFGKGGHKDYTDGLSVEFDSYRFNLRKSNTEPVIRLNVESRADQALMEEKTKELLDRIRADK
- a CDS encoding ComF family protein; protein product: MNEKLADFFHSLQALCFPAYCLLCNKTLPPSAKILICPACLPEISFTRQPLCSCCGLEFPNSAPGNHFCSKCLAHKPAFERARAVLRYNDAAARLVHTFKYAGKTYCHSTFAELKNVSTTIDDLDPHDLIIPIPLHIKLSRERVFNQAVILAQLFFPDKKDQIQAETLFRTRLTVPQTGLSGKDRRKNLKNAFDIRQPSCIKGKSVLLIDDVLTTGTTINECAKILKKHGAKNVQALTLARVLV